The genomic segment atagtcatttttattttattcagaacATCCATGCGTTACACCCATACGGAACCACTTCCACAAAGGCATAGCGCAACTTAAGGTAGTTGGTCTTGCGTTTCCCAACGTTATGGTAgatgtttgtttgtatattattaaatgAACCAACGCCTTGAATTTATCTGGATTATGCTCTTTGTACTTTGCGCAATTTTCCAGATAATGCGTTTCTTCCTTCTTTGTTCATTTGAAGGACTATCTTTCATACTCGAGAATAGCGTTTTCGTCTCtttatgttatttatttatttattgtggAGTAAGGTGGAAAGTACTTCATAAGAAGTaatccagaagtatgtgtaccaatatggaggtaactaatgtttgcttactttacatcaagttgtgtaaaggaggGAAAGCCTATGGGCAAGGGTGTACAAACAGTCCCCgtactcataatagaactaaaataaagacaatcagaataaaattatggcccaaccctaacctggtactcataCTACAGGAATACCAAAATgttgataaaatttattgtacGTTGAGCCAACCTGTTATTCCCAGAAGTCGCTCGTTCCATCAACAAGTGCTTGCATGTGACAGAACTTGATCAATAATCATCAATTAATCAACCCCGGTCAgaagaaacgttacagaaatacatttgtgttagtgtgcagcaagactcttggaTTTAATAGTatagtcatctttattcttgccaGAGCGTCCTTGCGTTACTTGCATCCACTTCCAAAAAGGCAAGAAAAAGCAGTTAGTCTTGCCTAACCCCAACTGATAGTTATGACAGAtaattgtttgtatattaatacaAATGAACCAACGCCTTGAATTCGTCTGGATTATGCTCTTTGTACTTTGCGCAATTTTCCAGATAATGCGTTTCTTCCTACTTTGTTCATACGAAGGATTATCTTTCATAATCGAGAATGGCGtcgtttgtttatttatttcaataacaaaattgaattaagATGGAGAGCAATTCATTCTACCCGTCCGATACTTACTAcggtacttctgaagtatgcgtaccaagatggcagacaccggaacgtagtaggtgtaccaggttaggccataatttaaggtacaaatactacgggagtcacctGGCTAatccacgaactcgtaatagaactaaaataagtaaaatttgaatatacttatgacctaaccctaacatacttcgagagtataCAGATTTTGACTTGCAAAGCATCATTCAAATGCAAAGTTCATTGTACACGTATTTTGGGCGTTTCCGATTCACGCCTTCGTATGTTGCACTTGTAAATTTAACTTACGCACGTAACTGTCAAGAACACACGTAGTTCATTACCGTGCATCAAagtaattaaatttaaatttattgtactAATGATAAAAAAGGCGGTGTCAAAATGATTCAACTGTCTGAAGGATCATGATATATTCTTTTTGACAGAGATTGGGAAATCCACTTTACACTTCCGATTAGTAGCACCACCCACTtatctgaaatttcaaaaaagtggcaaatttttttttattgcactgTTGAAAAAGAAAGAAGACAAATGTCCGTCTGAGTGATCGTCTGTAGCAGAAAGACGAAAAATCGATTATGGACCTGCGTGATATCAGTTATAGGGTTTCCACGAAgtctttaaaaattttaaaattgcaaaggaaatttatcgatactatatattgttttggccctcacagatgtattaaattcGTTTTCTTCGGACATTCGAAACTTCGGGTAAACTATGTcaatggttcccaacctttcgtTGAGGgcaacgaaaaaaaaataatattttgtttctatGGATTTTATACATTGTTCTCATGAAGTGGTGTCCACATGAAGATTTAAAAATTGGCAAATTCGTGTTATTTCTTTTTACTAATTACTAACtactgattttggtcagacgaaacggtacagaaatatatttatgctagcGGGCAGCAAGACTGTTGAAtaacttaggatagttatctttactcttgctacagcatccttgttTTATATGAATACGGTTCCATCGGCGCACAAGTTTAGgtgaaggataagtagttagtctcgcagaaactaAATCAATAATCGTACGTTTTCCTATGAATAATTCTCGCTTGGTGagatatgaataaatataacgCAGTACAAGGCCATAtctttgtttatatttatttgttaaaGTCGCAATTACCTTATTAATTTGTTGATACTGTCGCTTGTTCCGCTAAATTAGTCGCGTGCCAGAGACCTGAGACTGCCCGAGGGAATTTTGAAGCAGCGAAGAGAGAGAAAAATTAGTTCTCACGCCCAGGTGAAGGAGCCTCTTCGTCTGACAGAGCTGTTTTCTTgaaattactattaaaaaattgGTAAGGTATACTGTTATATTACCGTTATTTAATTTTTACGTAACAGTCATTTGCCATATATGAAAAGCATGGTATATAATAAACAGCTAGTCTTTGTAACATACTTCATGCAGAATAAAATACTTCAAGAACTAATTAAATTCAATGACTCTCAAATGCGATCGATTTTACTAGTTTTTTAACAGCATAATAAAACAACTTGGCTGTCAGGATAACTGGTAAGACGGAGAAGGAAAACTGAATTAGTCAAATTAATCCAATCAAAATTTGTTGCGGTATTTGAGGGCGTGGTCCATGCAATTAACAAACAATTGTATCAGATAAACTCCCCAATGCTTCTTAATGCGGATCGGATGACACCTGGGAATCATTCAGTGAGAGATATCACAGGTGAAGGATAATTATACAATATGAGCGGAAGTATAATATTCAATTGCAGTAATGATAGCATTagattttagaaaaattaaattttaactgGTGGGATTGATTATGACTTCAGATAGGCACTATCTGTAAATTTCCGAAAGCCGCTAAAAGGGCGCTTCAgaggtgtgtgtaccaatatgaagatataattttgttcgcctactttacatcaagttgtgtaatatGACTGAAagctatgggcaggaggtatctTCACTTGGATGACatagacagtctccgaactcgtaatagaactaaaataatgaaatcggaatgaaattatggtctaccctggtacccatactacgagagtatcgGTAAAAGATCTTTTTCTGCAGTTAGATTCTTTAGTTTTGATTCTTTTTACTATAAAGTTACCTGGTTATAATAGTTGAAATCAAATTGTGTTTCCCAAGAAGATCTCTCATTGAAGAGTATGggtttatattgttattttttttttgcgaaaatgTCGTTGCTCAAAAATGTCGAATTATCGTTTTGAGAGTCAGGTAGACGGCCTTGCCAAAACTATAATGACtaagtgaataaaaaaaagtattcgGTTTGGTTTTTGAAATGCGTATTAATTAATCAATACGCATATTAGTCTAAGAATTTTTATTATGAGAAGTctcaaaagtgaaaaaaaaatcagaaaaaggcATATGATATGATGCGCCGTTCCGTGAGGCATTCCGGTAAACGCCGCCAAACGTAgacagaaattaaaaattagaGCCGACGGGCACTATGCAACCAATCAGACACGACAAAGCAAGGTTGCACCGTGCGCGTCAGCTGCTAAGTGCACTGCGGCGATGCCGAAGCACGATTTTGGTAAATTCTTGGTTAAATAACCCTAAATCTAACCTACCATTTGTGGTAAGTAAATATATGATTCTATATGCTCAATTAATATGAAATCGACAGGATCAATAAGTTTCGAAATTTCCTACCACAATTTTGGTTTtaattatgacgtcatcaatataCGTCACAATAGTCTTAAAAATAATTCCGAAATAGAGAGAAATCTCAACTGCCTGACGTAAATTTAATCCTTGTGAAAAACACGATGCAGAATAGTAGCAAATGAATTTAATAGAAGGTATTTGCACAGTGCTGTCTTTTATAAAAGATGGAATTATATCATTATAATAGGTCATCATTAtaaccaagtccatgcttccataCAGGACAGGAACTGGTAACAGGACAAAAGACCGTGGTTTGCTATTTGATTAAGCCGTCATATCGACTTTCTTCTACCCCAggagaaatatttaaatcttatcctataaaatatctttatttttgatttgCAGATTTTTAATAAAAGTCCACGAAATACTGGGCTGCTATATAGTATAGAAACTGACGATGTTTTGTCTATGGACTCTGTCGCTTGTTCTACTCTCTACAATAAATTGCACTTCCGCTGCAATCGAAGGTAAGacatttttaaacaatttttttaaacagcTTTCAATATTCTggtagagcaggggttctcaaataATGGCGCGCTCAAAATTTCTAAGAAGAaacaaactgaaaataaaaatatttgttagaattGATCTTGATTTTgaagatatttacatttttttattctggatttttacgtttcatccacgtatttgcaacgtgttttttttaataaaacatacttttacCTATTTGTAGCTTATCGTTAGCTAGCTATTTTTGACGCAGGGCACCAGACTCGAAAAATTCTAGAAATAGGGCACGAGAACCACCGCGATTGAGATTGATCTACAGAGTTACACGGCCTATCAACGTAAAATGGCACCCATGGCCAAGTTTGAAAATGCGCCCCCTTGGTCGTTGGTTGAGAATTTTTGTTGACAGCCTTTGTTGAAATGAGATATTTGTACGTTATTGTTCAAATAGAACAATACAGCTAtcaattatttccaattttatttcGTTGAAACGTTTTACAACCTAAACTTTTCGCCGATTTTTTCGCCCTTATTCAAACAGCGAAAATGACACGAACCATAGCCGTTACACCTTAGTTACACCACTGCAGTTCCGCCTGGCGAGTACGGCGTCTACAATTCAAACAATCGGTTAAAGACAACAATGTTCACTCTACCATTTTCTTGCCTGTTAATTTACAGGATGAGTGGTGGCATTGCTGTCATTGCCGACACTGTTGAAAACGTTGACGTGTACATTTAGAGCCGTAATCAATTGTACAAAGCTTCCGCCAACGCTCAAATTAAGAAAATTTGTGATGGACTTATGTGATggaaccgactgacaaaaaaattgaatcccaccactgcataaAGGCATTACCTACAAAGCAAGAATCCGCTTGTTGTACCGGAATCACAAACCATAAAAGATAactcggatcttttgtacaaagcttccgccactaatacaaaaatgtgagatttgagaaaaacatccccgccatgtttttaaataacaaatcagtaATACTCCAGTCAGGTTTGGGAATGATATAAATTTCCAACGCAATCCGAATCTCCAATTAACTCGATAATCACTTATTACCTATCGATGTTAAGATCGGTatttatcgatcttaagatcggtaagtattgtctgtatgtctgtttgtatgtctattagatgaacgcgatatctcaagaagacgaggttgaatctgctccaaattttgcatgtacattcatcatatctcagacctattgattttggatgaattatgtcgtataattagcgagttatcaattaattagtgatgggacacgtggtgtcactatagagtcatgaatcgaaaccgcagtttcgatcgataagtcttcgttctccgaccgatattctcgttttcttatttttagcgtttggCGGTCGACGGGGGCTTTGTACGAAAGATCCtataaatcaatttgaaaatatttaaatccgaATTTCAAATCTGATTAAAATTTTcgaaattaataatttgaaaatattccatcttttcGTATAGATTGCAAATGCTGGATTTCAATTCTCAAGCGAACACCTTGCAAAACAGTCGATTGGTTTTCCAGTAAAGAGGATTGTGAGTCTGTAGGTTGTTGCCATGACGATGTGACGTCACTTTTTGCGCTTGGATGGAAAGGAAGGTGTTACGAAAAATCAGGTGAGAAAAGTAAAACGATGAGGGTCAAAATTACTGGCTAGTTTGTGTGagaattcggtactcccgaagtatgtgaaccaagatggcggacactggaacgtaggcctatagtatatgtaccaggttagggttaggccatcattttataccaattttctctattttagttccattacgagtttgaggactgtctgtgttagtaaagtgaatatactccctgcccataggcttccgaccttttacacaacttgatgtaaagtaggcgaacaaaattagggtgctgctgaagtatgcgcaccaaggtGTCGCATAagctgaaccctaacctggtacacaacctgagttcaggtttttgcgccatcttggtgcgcattcTTCAGGAGgttcaaaattagttacttccatattgatacacacacttctggagcgccgcaaTATTCGTAGCTTGAAACCATTTTAAGATCCTTGAAAACCCATCTTTTCtcagctgttacggtctaagaCAGACATGCGCAAAgtaaggcccgcgggccaaattcggcccgttggttaattcaatatggcccgtctgatgctgccacaaccaaactaaaaccaagttttgatgttttagttaaaaaataGTTCAAGGAATTTGTAAAGATtgcgattgaatttagtttgggcgcgaggcttattgttttccactgtttcttttgtaacactgtaaacattgttcataaatgtagttttttacgtcatacttacatggcccgccagtctgaaagggcaaaatttttggcccctgatccaaaaaccgTGCCTACCCCCGGTCTAAGACAATGAGAAATTTGTTGTGCACTGTTGGCGTCCCATGAAAATGCTATAGTCGCTAAGATTCATATGATTGACTAATATGTGGCAAATAAACTCTCTTGACGTCTAAAACTTCTAATCATTTTGCAGGGAAATGTCCGAAAAAGGAATGCCAGGTTTCGCCTGCTGAAAGAAAGCAAGTTGGTTATCGCGCAATTGGGAAACGAAGATGCAAACGACTAGGGGGCTGTTTTGATGAAAGCAGACAAGATCCGCAGTGTTATGAAAGTAAGTAAATTTTTGATGTTTAATCAAAATAAGTAAatctataataataatatacttGACTTGATTTGCAGTTAAGTTTGcgcaaaataaaattcaaaatagttGTAGCAGCGATATAATACCAATAAATTCAATTAAGTAAAATGGCGCCAATAACAAAGCTTAGAAATGCGCACACGGGATCGTTGACCGACAATTTTTACCGACTGTTGTTGGATTTAGATAATTGTACGTTAtcatttgagtaaaaatatgtgtttcaattatttataatttgaaattaatttattgaaacattttacaacTAAAACCCAGCCAAGGTTGCCACATCCTAGATACTTCACTTTAAAATGTTCTTTGTGTATTCCAGAACGTTTACCCGAAGAAATGAAGTTTAGAACTACAACTGAATTGAGTTTAAGAACAACTGTTCTACCCTCGGTAGGATATCGAACAACGGATATGGAAGGCTTAGCCCTCGAAGAACCTATCGTCAAGTAAGTTTATTAGCTTCTGAGCAAATACCCAAgttgaaatttacaaaaatgagCTGTTGTTGGcatgtttaaatatatagggtgtccataaagtcttaacatttttaaattgaaattgcaaaggtAATTtgtcgataccatatattgtttgggccctcacagatgtattgaacgAATAAGAATATatgaacaattactgaataaaaaacaaccaACCTGGTTAATATATACTGAGAACTGACCTCCCTGTGGACACCCTGTATACTCACATTTTGATGTCAATTGACCTATGGAATGTTGCTATTGGGCCCGAAACACGTTGAAAACTTGGTCGATCGATCGAGTGAATGAAAACATGTAAATGTTGACTTATAAAGATCATTACTTTTGTTTGATCTCAAAGTTCACATGCACTTCATTTGGCCGGTTGATTGACTCTAAATTTTGCTCATTTTGAAAGTTTGCGCCACCTGCGAGTATTCACTGGGTGGCATACGTTCATGTTTCCTAACTTTGTCGCCATATACAGTGATGAactggaaaaatcgtaacaaccggaacgcacctaattcgcaaaaatgtaatatattcacAACACGACGCGGACGTTTACAGAACTGCaaagaaattatatgaaatgtgttTGTGTAAAATTATAAGAGTATCCATAGCAATTGAATACAAATCTTATTATTAGAAAGGTATGGAATTTTcatggggtcaaaggtcggggaaacatctattACACGTTACTGCTGTACTAATAATTAATCGTGTAATCTGACGTATAAAGACTTAAtatgatgtaacaaaacataaattaataactaagtttaccagagaaactagactttttgtaccacaattttatttcaacaacaggaacgcaaatgcagTAAAATGTCgaacaaccggaacgccgttccggcTGCATACCACCACTGGGCATACACCTTACAACTGCTCTATTATtcgtttattttaaataaaggcCTGTCTATTAATACCTAACTGGGTATCgaatgacttttttttttttttagatcgAGATCTTCTCTAATTCTCTAATCTTCTAATACCACTGAATAGTAGTAATGAATGACTACAATTTTCTTAATAAATCAATCTCTTCATTTTAGAATTGGCGAATTCATAAAAGCACAAATGTTAGTTGAAGAGAGTTCTATCAATCCAGCAACTATGGTACAAAAGGAAAAAACCGACTCCGCGAAAAGATCGCAAAAAATGAAAACCAACCCAACAAAATCGTCGACACCTGCTATAACGAGATCTACAACGACACCAACCAATTCTCCAACGCTAAAGACTACATTGCTAACGACGTCAACCGAATCGACTACTGTAAATGATAAATCAGAAAAGTTAACCACGACGAATTCTTCGCCATTTATATCATATGAAACGACTCGAATCGTTACCACTAAGGAGCCGTCAAAAGTCAACACAACAGTAGTCTCACAAACATTTTCAACGCACTCTTCGAAATTGTCTGACACGTCGGCTTTCATATCTACAAACGCAATAAATCAAAGTACGATTCCAGAACCCGCAACGAACTTGACAGCTGTGTCATCCACCTCTTCAACTAATGCTATTTATACTAGTTCTTTTGCAACAAAAAATTTGACCACTACTACTTCGTCATCCGTGCCGACTACGCCATCGATAACGTCATCTATGACGTTATCTCTGTCTATCATATCATCGACTAATTCAATTTCCACTCGACCTGTTTCAACACAAAACAACGCATCCAGTACACCGTTAACATCAACTTCAACGTCATCAACATCGACTACGTCACCGATTACGTCATCGTTTGTTTCTACCTCAAACCCAACTTCCGTGAAACCAACTCATGCGCCGGGGTACTACGGTCCTAACGGAATCTACGAAATGGGCGGATTCACTCTTCTTGCTCAATGTCCCAGCGAAGACCAAGAAAAAAGGGATTGCACCAGAAGATCAGTGACAAAGTAAGTTGGTATTCCCgaatcggtactcctgaagtatgcgcacaaagatatcgcacaacctgaacactgACCTTGTACActacctgagttcaggttgtgcgccatcttggtacgcatacttcaggaggtcccccGAATCTCTGAGGGTATTTCGGTAAATTCGATGTCGAAAactctataaaaaaaaacgaaacagGGTATGGACAAAAAGAAATCGAGCGGAATTGTTTACAAATCAACCAGTTTTAAAGCTACGGCGATGTCAgagtaaatttaaaaataaataaaattaacagCTCGTTAGGAGAACTTCCATATGAAAGTTTAAAGTAATTAATCCCGCTTCCGAAATGaagagcaattttttttcatacggCAACAATTTTCCATGTAATGCTTAATAAATATAACATAAATCactgttttttgaatgtttctcGTTGATTCGTAAGCCAGTCTAGTTCTGATATACATAGGTTATATCTTCACCCATTttttgaagtatgcgcaccaagatgtcgcataacctgaaccctaacctggtacacaacctgagttcaggttgtgcgccatcctggtgtgcatacttcaggaggttcaAAAAATCTTATGCCTTGTGATCTCTCAAGACCTTTTTAATTTACCTATCAATTTATATTAGGAATATAACTTGACCTTCACTTTTTCAGAGCATCTTGTTATAAACAATTCTGTTGTTGGAAGGAGCCGAACATCTGCCATCTACCCACTGTTAAAACATTGCATTGGAAGAAGTCTAATAAAAGTAAGCAAAATCAGTAACGGGATTTATTTGTAAAGTTATTCCCAAAGCAAGTTCATGATAACTCATTCCAGCACGTATAAACTCGTATTCGTAAAACCAAATAGGTTTAGAAATCGTTATGACATCGTGTAAAGCCTGTGGAAGTCATTTGTGTATTTTTGTCTGAAAGCGACGACACACTAAGAAAAACATACTAAAATATCTAAATTAACTAAACTGGGGCTGAAAGTCCTTTTAAAATAGCCGAGTAATATGATATAAACATTTGGCTTTAAATCGGTATTTTGTGTACTTGCTATATGAGGTTTGAAAatcgtttttaaattattctgcttgcagttttcaattttgtaacaGAGTACTTGATACTCTCTTATAGGTTTTGGCTGGACTTCTTGGGGATCGTGGTCACGATGTCCTGACGCCTCGTCTTGTACATTAGCTACCCAGACAAGGTCAAGAAGATGTCAAAGCAATATAAATTGCGTCGGTAAGAACGAGGAAACGCGTAATTGTGCTGTAACATGTCAAGCATCCTGGAGCGAGTGGGGAGAGTGGACAACATGTTCCGATTCTTGCGGCCCCGGAGTGACTGAAAGAGCAAGGCTATGTCTTAGAATGGGTGAGTACTATTATCTCGTTggtactcacgtagtatgtgtaccaggttagggttgggccatagttttattccgattttccttattttagctctattacgagttcggggactgtctgtgttagccaagtgaatataccccctgcacaTAGCCTTCAGtcccttacacaacttgatgtaaaatagctgaacaaaattagttaccgccatattaatatacatacttctggagcgcaatTTTGTTTGACCTGTTTTATAGCTCACTCGTACGTCGTTTAGAATCAAAGTGTCTGGTCAGAACAGTTTTAATCTTATCCCGAGGTGAAATAGCTGCAATTTTGTATCTCATCGTTCCCACCACAAAGTGGGTGGAGTGACGATAAGTCGTCATGAACGAGAATTGGTCTCATATTTCTTTCCTGCGTTTTTTTCTCTTTAAAATACCTATATGTAAAAGAAAATgcaatatcataatatatatagtgTGTTTGGGGAATTGGTTTTGAACCATTTGGAGAAACCCTTGTACTATCTAGTTTAATTGTCTTTCATTGACTCAAGTTTAATGATAGATTTGTTTAAT from the Styela clava chromosome 5, kaStyClav1.hap1.2, whole genome shotgun sequence genome contains:
- the LOC120344404 gene encoding uncharacterized protein LOC120344404, with translation MFCLWTLSLVLLSTINCTSAAIEDCKCWISILKRTPCKTVDWFSSKEDCESVGCCHDDVTSLFALGWKGRCYEKSGKCPKKECQVSPAERKQVGYRAIGKRRCKRLGGCFDESRQDPQCYEKRLPEEMKFRTTTELSLRTTVLPSVGYRTTDMEGLALEEPIVKIGEFIKAQMLVEESSINPATMVQKEKTDSAKRSQKMKTNPTKSSTPAITRSTTTPTNSPTLKTTLLTTSTESTTVNDKSEKLTTTNSSPFISYETTRIVTTKEPSKVNTTVVSQTFSTHSSKLSDTSAFISTNAINQSTIPEPATNLTAVSSTSSTNAIYTSSFATKNLTTTTSSSVPTTPSITSSMTLSLSIISSTNSISTRPVSTQNNASSTPLTSTSTSSTSTTSPITSSFVSTSNPTSVKPTHAPGYYGPNGIYEMGGFTLLAQCPSEDQEKRDCTRRSVTKASCYKQFCCWKEPNICHLPTVKTLHWKKSNKSFGWTSWGSWSRCPDASSCTLATQTRSRRCQSNINCVGKNEETRNCAVTCQASWSEWGEWTTCSDSCGPGVTERARLCLRMGIIASTSSCLGGYKGSSESKPCNTDLCSQWSSWSSGLCPAECGSSGIGVQERTCNEKGKSTGEKQCSIKVKICKGLPCTNIKQQTAEWSTWSKWSSCSNSCGIGTRKRKRACSTMDGLIATQNVRVFPGQMTPCIGGNSATMEEQTCNEDLCLSWSKWSAPKPCSALCGGGTKDIIRTCTKPGFRSIPPSCSRTRVRCRGHQCPK